The stretch of DNA ATCCTGTCCAATTTTCAGTTTAAGGGCTAGGTTGTATGCACTACGCACAGAAAACATTCCTCTCTTTTCTAGATGCCAAGCGATGAAGTCCTCTGGTAGTCTGCATGGGATTTTGATCTTGGCAATTTCTTCTGCATCAGGCGGGTTAAAGATTTGGATGAGTTTGTCAAAATCCCATCCCCTCCCATCGATGTCCAGCAGCTCGGACACCCAGCGCAAACGACCGCGTCCCTGCCGAGTCGTTACTCTTAGCGAGAGCTCTCTCGGTATCCATGGGTCACGCCAGATTCTTATCTGTCTGCCATTTCCCACTCTCCATATAATTCCTTGCTTCATCAGCTCCAATCCATGCATGATTGCCTGCCAAGTTGGCGGCACATTGGAGCAGAAAGTAGTGTCCACTAAGCTCCCCTTGGGAAGTACTTTGCTTTCAGAAGCCTCGCGCACAAACTGTCAGGGAACTGAATGAGCCTCCAAGCTTGGCGCGCCAACATAGCCTGCTTAAACAGTCATAGATCTCTGAAGCCGATCCCACCACAACCTTTCTTCATGGTCATCGGCTCCCAAGCCAACTAGGCCATCTTCCTCTTCCCATTCTCCTCACCCCACCAAAAGCGCCTGATTATACCAGTAAGATCATCACATAAACCGAGAGGAAGTTTAAACACACTCATAATGTATGTTGGCAGAGCTTGTGCCACCGATTTAATTAGGACTTCTTTTGCTGCACTGGATAAGTTCTTCTCAGAGTAGTCCTTTAGACGTTTGCTTAGCCTCTCCTTCAGATGTTGAAACCGATCCCCTTTCATCCTACCACTTGGTGTTGGAAGCCCCAAGTATTTGGCATCAAACACGGTACTTTCTACCTGAAGTATGGCTTTGACTTGATCTTGCGTGGCCGATGGACATTTGTCATTGAACATAATGGAGCATTTTGCTGGGTTGATCTGCTGTCCAGTACAGTATCCATATGTTGCCAGGACCTCCTTAATCACCTCTGCTTGGTCTGTTGAAGCTCTGAAGAATAGCAATGTATCATCTGCAAAAAGAAGATGTGAAATCCCAGGGGCATTTCTGCAGATTATGAGCTCCTTCATGGCACCAGTTTCTACTTTCCTGTTTATCAGAGTAGACAGACCATCAGCAACAAAAAGGAAGAGGTATGACGAGAGCGGATCACCTTGCCGTAGACCACGAGTTGGTGTAAAAGGTGCTGACATAGCACCATTGAAACGAACTGTATAGCGGACCGAGGAGACACAAGTTATAACACGATCCACCCATGAACTTTGAAAGCCTAGTTTCAACAACACGCTACGGAGAAAACACCATTCAACTCTGTCGTACGCCTTGGAAAGATCCAACTTATACGCACAAAACCTGCTCCTTTTGTCTGCATTAGAATTGATAGCATGTAAACATTCAAAGGCAATAAGGGCGTTGTCAGTTATCATACGGCCCGGGATGAATGCACTCTGATTTGGGGCAATAAGATCCTACAGAAGGGGCCTTAGTCTGTTAACAATGCATTTAGAAACAACCTTGTAAATGACATTACAAAGGCTGATTGGCCGAAAATCTTTTAGGTGCTCAGGATGTGGTATTTTTGGGATCAACACTATGCATGTGTCATTTACCCCTTCAGGCAAGATTcctgttgagaaaaattcattGATAGCACGAGTGACGTCCTCCCTCAAAAGAGCCCAATTTCGCTGAAAAAATCTCCCAGGTAATCCATCTGGACAGGGAGCTTTAAGCGGTCCTATCCGGAACAAGACATCTCCAATCACTACCGGAATTGGCTAATTCGCCGAGTGCaccaagcacacggcaaagccttagtaGGCACATGGCGAAGTTTTCGCCGTCGGTGGCCGACGGCGAACCCCCGACGGCAGCGCTAGGCACGGCAAAGGCCTAGTTTGCCTTGTGCcatttatcgggcacacggcaaacacattcGCCGTGTGTATCCAAGGGTACACGGCAAAAAAAAGGCATTGACGTCGTGAGGACGGCCTAACGGCGTGACAggagacttcgccgtgtgccaggaagttggcacacggcgaaatttcccacttcgccgtgtgccacctggataggcacacggcgaacttggTCACGCGGGGCCCAGCAGCAGAgttcttcgccgtgtgcccagtgctttggcacatggcaaaatgtttaggttcgccgtgtgccttttccctggcacacggcgaacaatggtcagttcgccgtgtgcctggtcttggcacacgacgaactttctgTTCATGGCTGGCCAAATGGTCACTTTGCCATGTGCCTACTccccggcacacggcaaagtgaccaaacaAATCCTATTTTTTTGGTTTTTCACGTATAAAGGACCCCATATCACAACATATATATCACAGGCATTACATATCACATATATATCACAACAAACATCACAAGCACTATATATCACAACTAGCCACAAATAACTTCAAACACATCCAGAAGTACAATGCAAAGTCCTACAAGTTCACAACATATCCAGAAGttcacaaatacatatccaGAAGTTCACAAGTCCATAAATATTGAAATAAACAAGTTTATGGCTGCGGTGGGCCGTCGAACGGTGGTGGGCCGCCGAACTGAGGTGGGAACAACTGCTGTGGGAGTGTCGGTGAGATGCCCGGCGACAAGTCTGGCGCATTCGATGCCGTCGATAGATTCTGCAAAAAATGTAAGACAGTAAATTGCAGGTGAGACAAAAACCAAGTTCTCAAGTTATAATCTAAACAAGTCTAAATATGTAGGTCCCCTAAATCGTAAAGTAAGTAATATAAGTCACAATCTCTAAGTCTAAAGTtctctaagtatctaatacttcaAAAGAAACTAAAGGGTTTTCAAGATACTCACCAGGGGAGTAGTAGGAGCAGGAGCCACAGGGAAGGTTGGGATGGGATTACCCATTTGGACAGAAAGACTTTgaatgtagttgtacatctggGCCATCTCGGCCGCCTGCTTCTGCTCGTTCTCTTGTCGTATCCTCCTCTCTTCGGCCAACGCCGCCTCGTACGCCGCTTGTTGCGCTTGCATTTGGTGCTACAATAGTTCATGACAATGTtacaatgcaaagcaaatatatgtacaaaatgaaagaactatgaataaataagaaataacctgaagttcctgcacttggagctgcgacgcggacagccgtgggcgtatggccgggctaTTGGCCGTGCTCCTCGCTCGAATCTGGGAGAGGGTGGGAGTGCTGGCCGTGTCTACAAGGCCATCGCCAATGTAGTAGCACCCAtgtttcttgcctcctcccaccctcataaTGACTTCTCCATCAAGGGGCTGGGAGCTCGGATCCCAGTCTGGCCCATGGACCTGTCTTCCCATCTCTGTGTACGCCTGGATACGACTGTGGACGGACGGGTTGCTGTACGCCGAGGGCAGGTTGTCAGGGTTGTAGGTGACATTGGATGTCGCCTTGCCCTTGCGGGCCAAAGCCCATCCCACGAATGGGTTGCACTCCTGGCCTTCATGTGAGGACGACTGCGAAAAAGAAGAAGTTGATTACAAATTATGCTTGAATTGAACGTTAGATTAGAGAAATGAGTCTGTGTAGTGTGTACCCATCTAGCCCTGTACTCGTCGTTGTTGAGGCTGCCTTGATGGTGCGGTGGACCTGGCATCAGCAATCGCCGCTGCCTGCCAGCGTCGTGCAAAGCCTGCCACTCGGGGTCGAACCACTTGTCCACTATGCGCTCCCAGCACACGGTGTCATTACGACACCACCACGCAGGAACCTACACGTGATCAAATGCATGACATGTAAGAAGAGAGACATTTAACGATGTTTTTCATCTTACAATAAATTTGAACTTACCTGTAAATATTGCTCTCGGGTCAGCTTCAAATCCCTCGCCTCAGTCTTCCCGATCTTCTGCTTTAGGAAATGTGCACAATAGTTGATGACGCACTGGACTTGCGCCTCATAATGCATGTCCTTCACGAGTTTAACGCATCGATTGTGAGCCACAATTGATGCCCGCTCCTCGTATCCCTCGTCACACCTGTAAAAATCCTGCATCTAAAGACGATGGATCATGTCATTATTAACAAAATGCTCAATGAATGTGATGTATTGACCATTTTTTACCGGGG from Panicum virgatum strain AP13 chromosome 9K, P.virgatum_v5, whole genome shotgun sequence encodes:
- the LOC120647967 gene encoding uncharacterized protein LOC120647967, coding for MSAPFTPTRGLRQGDPLSSYLFLFVADGLSTLINRKVETGAMKELIICRNAPGISHLLFADDTLLFFRASTDQAEVIKEVLATYGYCTGQQINPAKCSIMFNDKCPSATQDQVKAILQVESTVFDAKYLGLPTPSGRMKGDRFQHLKERLSKRLKDYSEKNLSSAAKEVLIKSVAQALPTYIMSVFKLPLGLCDDLTGIIRRFWWGEENGKRKMA